The Methanocella arvoryzae MRE50 genome includes a region encoding these proteins:
- a CDS encoding ABC transporter substrate-binding protein → MLLSGCTQPATPTPAPGDNTSSTGVTITDTNGNVITLPSTADRIVVSNSDAAEVLIAIGAKDRIVGVASIVKKNPTVGPLVADMADVGDWQNPNLEQIAQLQPDVIVTYASSKPKNADQLALINVSIVQLDCGNLNTLANDIRTMGTLTGNSQQAEDFARFVDENVDLVKNRTANVTEDQKPKVYWENNKPFTTAGYLSGGDVLITTAGGRNLAHDMSNASGGYVYMSAENILPNNPDVIIKYNGYTVGGDTVQNYTAIRDEVMNRTGIAGVKAVNDNQVYVLSSTITYGAKSPIGLLYVAKILYPETFADIDPAVKLDEYAERFVPGTNQTLVIYPTP, encoded by the coding sequence GTGCTGCTCTCCGGCTGCACCCAGCCTGCAACCCCGACGCCGGCTCCCGGTGACAATACTTCTTCTACAGGAGTCACGATTACGGACACTAACGGCAACGTGATCACCCTGCCCTCGACGGCAGACAGAATAGTGGTGTCCAACTCGGACGCCGCAGAGGTGCTGATCGCAATCGGCGCTAAAGACAGGATAGTGGGCGTGGCCAGCATCGTCAAGAAGAACCCGACAGTGGGCCCGCTGGTAGCAGACATGGCCGACGTGGGCGACTGGCAGAACCCCAACCTGGAGCAGATTGCACAACTGCAGCCGGACGTGATCGTCACTTACGCCAGCTCTAAGCCTAAGAACGCTGATCAGCTCGCCCTGATCAACGTCTCGATCGTCCAGCTTGACTGCGGCAACCTGAACACCCTGGCAAATGACATCCGGACGATGGGAACGCTGACTGGCAACAGCCAGCAGGCAGAGGACTTCGCCAGGTTCGTCGATGAAAACGTAGACCTGGTGAAGAACAGGACTGCAAACGTGACCGAGGACCAGAAGCCGAAGGTGTACTGGGAGAACAACAAGCCGTTCACCACAGCGGGATACCTCTCGGGCGGCGACGTGCTGATCACCACGGCCGGCGGCCGGAACCTCGCCCACGACATGAGCAACGCTTCAGGCGGATACGTGTACATGAGCGCGGAGAACATCCTGCCGAACAACCCGGACGTCATCATCAAGTACAACGGCTACACGGTCGGCGGCGACACCGTTCAGAATTACACGGCCATCCGTGACGAGGTCATGAACAGGACGGGCATAGCAGGCGTCAAGGCAGTGAACGACAACCAGGTATACGTGCTCTCGTCTACCATTACCTATGGTGCCAAGAGCCCGATCGGCCTGCTGTATGTGGCTAAGATCCTGTACCCCGAGACCTTTGCAGACATCGACCCGGCGGTAAAGCTGGACGAGTACGCAGAGAGGTTCGTGCCTGGCACCAACCAGACGCTCGTAATTTACCCGACACCGTAG